From a single Piliocolobus tephrosceles isolate RC106 chromosome 21, ASM277652v3, whole genome shotgun sequence genomic region:
- the C21H19orf47 gene encoding uncharacterized protein C19orf47 homolog isoform X3 — translation MVSVTMATSEWIQFFKEAGIPPGPAVNYAVMFVDNRIQKSMLLDLNKEIMNELGVTVVGDIIAILKHAKVVHRQDMCKAATESVPCSPSPLAGEIRRGTSAASRMITNSLNHDSPPSTPPRRPDTSTSKISVTVSNKMAAKSAKATAALACREEESLAVPAKRRRVTAEMEGKYVINMPKGTTPRTRKILEQQQAAKGLHRTSVFDRLGAETKADTTTGSKPTGVFSRLGATPETDEDLAWDSDNDSSSSVLQYAGVLKKLGRGPAKASPQPALTVKAKATSSATTAAAPTLRRLALSSRSGLERKPESLSKVSIIKRLGAATLVPEAQDSQVTSTKSKSSAEVKVTIKRTLVGPRGSSSSEGLGAQMDHAGTVSVFKRLGRRTF, via the exons ATGGTCTCCGTGACTATGG CCACTTCCGAGTGGATCCAGTTCTTTAAGGAAGCCGGCATTCCTCCAGGACCTGCTGTCAATTATGCTGTGATGTTTGTGGATAATAG GATTCAGAAGAGCATGCTGCTGGATCTCAATAAGGAGATCATGAATGAGCTGGGCGTGACCGTGGTGGGCGACATCATTGCCATTCTCAAGCATGCCAAAGTGGTGCACCGTCAG gACATGTGCAAAGCTGCCACTGAGTCAGTgccctgcagccccagccccCTTGCAGGCGAGATTCGCCGTGGCACTAGTG CTGCCTCCCGAATGATCACCAACAGCCTGAACCATGACTCCCCACCCAGCACACCCCCCAGGCGCCCAGACACCAGCACCTCCAAGATCTCGGTCACTGTGTCCAACAAGATGGCAGCAAAGAGTGCCAAGGCCACTG CAGCCCTGGCCTGCCGGGAGGAGGAGAGCCTGGCTGTTCCTGCTAAGCGGCGCCGGGTCACTGCTGAGATGGAGGGGAAGTACGTCATCAACATGCCCAAAGGCACCACACCCCGCACCCGCAAGATCCTGGAGCAGCAGCAGGCTGCAAAAG GTCTCCACAGGACGTCTGTGTTTGACCGCCTCGGCGCTGAGACCAAGGCAGACACCACAACGGGGAGTAAA CCCACAGGAGTCTTCAGCCGCCTGGGGGCCACCCCAGAAACGGACGAGGATCTGGCTTGGGACAGCGACAATGACAGCAGCAGCTCTGTCTTGCAGTATGCCGGGGTCCTGAAGAAGCTAGGACGGGGCCCCGCCAAGGCCAGTCCCCAGCCAGCACTGACTGTCAAAGCCAAGGCCACGAGCTCAGCGACAACGGCCGCTGCCCCGACACTGCGGCGCCTGGCGCTTTCCTCAAGGTCCGGGCTTGAGAGGAAGCCGGAGTCCTTGTCTAAAGTCAGCATCATCAAGAGACTGGGCGCAGCTACCCTTGTGCCCGAGGCCCAGGACAGCCAGGTCACCAGCACCAAGAGTAAGTCCTCAGCTGAAGTCAAGGTCACCATTAAGAGGACTCTGGTGGGGCCCCGGGGGAGCAGCTCCAGCGAGGGCCTTGGTGCCCAGATGGACCACGCGGGCACTGTGAGCGTGTTCAAAAGACTGGGCCGCAGGACCTTCTAG
- the C21H19orf47 gene encoding uncharacterized protein C19orf47 homolog isoform X5, producing the protein MFVDNRIQKSMLLDLNKEIMNELGVTVVGDIIAILKHAKVVHRQDMCKAATESVPCSPSPLAGEIRRGTSAASRMITNSLNHDSPPSTPPRRPDTSTSKISVTVSNKMAAKSAKATAALACREEESLAVPAKRRRVTAEMEGKYVINMPKGTTPRTRKILEQQQAAKGLHRTSVFDRLGAETKADTTTGSKPTGVFSRLGATPETDEDLAWDSDNDSSSSVLQYAGVLKKLGRGPAKASPQPALTVKAKATSSATTAAAPTLRRLALSSRSGLERKPESLSKVSIIKRLGAATLVPEAQDSQVTSTKSKSSAEVKVTIKRTLVGPRGSSSSEGLGAQMDHAGTVSVFKRLGRRTF; encoded by the exons ATGTTTGTGGATAATAG GATTCAGAAGAGCATGCTGCTGGATCTCAATAAGGAGATCATGAATGAGCTGGGCGTGACCGTGGTGGGCGACATCATTGCCATTCTCAAGCATGCCAAAGTGGTGCACCGTCAG gACATGTGCAAAGCTGCCACTGAGTCAGTgccctgcagccccagccccCTTGCAGGCGAGATTCGCCGTGGCACTAGTG CTGCCTCCCGAATGATCACCAACAGCCTGAACCATGACTCCCCACCCAGCACACCCCCCAGGCGCCCAGACACCAGCACCTCCAAGATCTCGGTCACTGTGTCCAACAAGATGGCAGCAAAGAGTGCCAAGGCCACTG CAGCCCTGGCCTGCCGGGAGGAGGAGAGCCTGGCTGTTCCTGCTAAGCGGCGCCGGGTCACTGCTGAGATGGAGGGGAAGTACGTCATCAACATGCCCAAAGGCACCACACCCCGCACCCGCAAGATCCTGGAGCAGCAGCAGGCTGCAAAAG GTCTCCACAGGACGTCTGTGTTTGACCGCCTCGGCGCTGAGACCAAGGCAGACACCACAACGGGGAGTAAA CCCACAGGAGTCTTCAGCCGCCTGGGGGCCACCCCAGAAACGGACGAGGATCTGGCTTGGGACAGCGACAATGACAGCAGCAGCTCTGTCTTGCAGTATGCCGGGGTCCTGAAGAAGCTAGGACGGGGCCCCGCCAAGGCCAGTCCCCAGCCAGCACTGACTGTCAAAGCCAAGGCCACGAGCTCAGCGACAACGGCCGCTGCCCCGACACTGCGGCGCCTGGCGCTTTCCTCAAGGTCCGGGCTTGAGAGGAAGCCGGAGTCCTTGTCTAAAGTCAGCATCATCAAGAGACTGGGCGCAGCTACCCTTGTGCCCGAGGCCCAGGACAGCCAGGTCACCAGCACCAAGAGTAAGTCCTCAGCTGAAGTCAAGGTCACCATTAAGAGGACTCTGGTGGGGCCCCGGGGGAGCAGCTCCAGCGAGGGCCTTGGTGCCCAGATGGACCACGCGGGCACTGTGAGCGTGTTCAAAAGACTGGGCCGCAGGACCTTCTAG
- the C21H19orf47 gene encoding uncharacterized protein C19orf47 homolog isoform X4, with translation MAALSLVAAWWARAAAGGSVQLPAAPGSSVRARETMVSVTMATSEWIQFFKEAGIPPGPAVNYAVMFVDNRIQKSMLLDLNKEIMNELGVTVVGDIIAILKHAKVVHRQDMCKAATESVPCSPSPLAGEIRRGTSAASRMITNSLNHDSPPSTPPRRPDTSTSKISVTVSNKMAAKSAKATGLHRTSVFDRLGAETKADTTTGSKPTGVFSRLGATPETDEDLAWDSDNDSSSSVLQYAGVLKKLGRGPAKASPQPALTVKAKATSSATTAAAPTLRRLALSSRSGLERKPESLSKVSIIKRLGAATLVPEAQDSQVTSTKSKSSAEVKVTIKRTLVGPRGSSSSEGLGAQMDHAGTVSVFKRLGRRTF, from the exons gCTCCAGGGAGCAGTGTCAGGGCCAGGGAGACGATGGTCTCCGTGACTATGG CCACTTCCGAGTGGATCCAGTTCTTTAAGGAAGCCGGCATTCCTCCAGGACCTGCTGTCAATTATGCTGTGATGTTTGTGGATAATAG GATTCAGAAGAGCATGCTGCTGGATCTCAATAAGGAGATCATGAATGAGCTGGGCGTGACCGTGGTGGGCGACATCATTGCCATTCTCAAGCATGCCAAAGTGGTGCACCGTCAG gACATGTGCAAAGCTGCCACTGAGTCAGTgccctgcagccccagccccCTTGCAGGCGAGATTCGCCGTGGCACTAGTG CTGCCTCCCGAATGATCACCAACAGCCTGAACCATGACTCCCCACCCAGCACACCCCCCAGGCGCCCAGACACCAGCACCTCCAAGATCTCGGTCACTGTGTCCAACAAGATGGCAGCAAAGAGTGCCAAGGCCACTG GTCTCCACAGGACGTCTGTGTTTGACCGCCTCGGCGCTGAGACCAAGGCAGACACCACAACGGGGAGTAAA CCCACAGGAGTCTTCAGCCGCCTGGGGGCCACCCCAGAAACGGACGAGGATCTGGCTTGGGACAGCGACAATGACAGCAGCAGCTCTGTCTTGCAGTATGCCGGGGTCCTGAAGAAGCTAGGACGGGGCCCCGCCAAGGCCAGTCCCCAGCCAGCACTGACTGTCAAAGCCAAGGCCACGAGCTCAGCGACAACGGCCGCTGCCCCGACACTGCGGCGCCTGGCGCTTTCCTCAAGGTCCGGGCTTGAGAGGAAGCCGGAGTCCTTGTCTAAAGTCAGCATCATCAAGAGACTGGGCGCAGCTACCCTTGTGCCCGAGGCCCAGGACAGCCAGGTCACCAGCACCAAGAGTAAGTCCTCAGCTGAAGTCAAGGTCACCATTAAGAGGACTCTGGTGGGGCCCCGGGGGAGCAGCTCCAGCGAGGGCCTTGGTGCCCAGATGGACCACGCGGGCACTGTGAGCGTGTTCAAAAGACTGGGCCGCAGGACCTTCTAG
- the C21H19orf47 gene encoding uncharacterized protein C19orf47 homolog isoform X1, translating to MAALSLVAAWWARAAAGGSVQLPAAPGSSVRARETMVSVTMATSEWIQFFKEAGIPPGPAVNYAVMFVDNRIQKSMLLDLNKEIMNELGVTVVGDIIAILKHAKVVHRQDMCKAATESVPCSPSPLAGEIRRGTSAASRMITNSLNHDSPPSTPPRRPDTSTSKISVTVSNKMAAKSAKATAALACREEESLAVPAKRRRVTAEMEGKYVINMPKGTTPRTRKILEQQQAAKGLHRTSVFDRLGAETKADTTTGSKPTGVFSRLGATPETDEDLAWDSDNDSSSSVLQYAGVLKKLGRGPAKASPQPALTVKAKATSSATTAAAPTLRRLALSSRSGLERKPESLSKVSIIKRLGAATLVPEAQDSQVTSTKSKSSAEVKVTIKRTLVGPRGSSSSEGLGAQMDHAGTVSVFKRLGRRTF from the exons gCTCCAGGGAGCAGTGTCAGGGCCAGGGAGACGATGGTCTCCGTGACTATGG CCACTTCCGAGTGGATCCAGTTCTTTAAGGAAGCCGGCATTCCTCCAGGACCTGCTGTCAATTATGCTGTGATGTTTGTGGATAATAG GATTCAGAAGAGCATGCTGCTGGATCTCAATAAGGAGATCATGAATGAGCTGGGCGTGACCGTGGTGGGCGACATCATTGCCATTCTCAAGCATGCCAAAGTGGTGCACCGTCAG gACATGTGCAAAGCTGCCACTGAGTCAGTgccctgcagccccagccccCTTGCAGGCGAGATTCGCCGTGGCACTAGTG CTGCCTCCCGAATGATCACCAACAGCCTGAACCATGACTCCCCACCCAGCACACCCCCCAGGCGCCCAGACACCAGCACCTCCAAGATCTCGGTCACTGTGTCCAACAAGATGGCAGCAAAGAGTGCCAAGGCCACTG CAGCCCTGGCCTGCCGGGAGGAGGAGAGCCTGGCTGTTCCTGCTAAGCGGCGCCGGGTCACTGCTGAGATGGAGGGGAAGTACGTCATCAACATGCCCAAAGGCACCACACCCCGCACCCGCAAGATCCTGGAGCAGCAGCAGGCTGCAAAAG GTCTCCACAGGACGTCTGTGTTTGACCGCCTCGGCGCTGAGACCAAGGCAGACACCACAACGGGGAGTAAA CCCACAGGAGTCTTCAGCCGCCTGGGGGCCACCCCAGAAACGGACGAGGATCTGGCTTGGGACAGCGACAATGACAGCAGCAGCTCTGTCTTGCAGTATGCCGGGGTCCTGAAGAAGCTAGGACGGGGCCCCGCCAAGGCCAGTCCCCAGCCAGCACTGACTGTCAAAGCCAAGGCCACGAGCTCAGCGACAACGGCCGCTGCCCCGACACTGCGGCGCCTGGCGCTTTCCTCAAGGTCCGGGCTTGAGAGGAAGCCGGAGTCCTTGTCTAAAGTCAGCATCATCAAGAGACTGGGCGCAGCTACCCTTGTGCCCGAGGCCCAGGACAGCCAGGTCACCAGCACCAAGAGTAAGTCCTCAGCTGAAGTCAAGGTCACCATTAAGAGGACTCTGGTGGGGCCCCGGGGGAGCAGCTCCAGCGAGGGCCTTGGTGCCCAGATGGACCACGCGGGCACTGTGAGCGTGTTCAAAAGACTGGGCCGCAGGACCTTCTAG
- the C21H19orf47 gene encoding uncharacterized protein C19orf47 homolog isoform X2: MAALSLVAAWWARAAAGGSVQLPAAPGSSVRARETMVSVTMATSEWIQFFKEAGIPPGPAVNYAVMFVDNRIQKSMLLDLNKEIMNELGVTVVGDIIAILKHAKVVHRQDMCKAATESVPCSPSPLAGEIRRGTSAASRMITNSLNHDSPPSTPPRRPDTSTSKISVTVSNKMAAKSAKATALACREEESLAVPAKRRRVTAEMEGKYVINMPKGTTPRTRKILEQQQAAKGLHRTSVFDRLGAETKADTTTGSKPTGVFSRLGATPETDEDLAWDSDNDSSSSVLQYAGVLKKLGRGPAKASPQPALTVKAKATSSATTAAAPTLRRLALSSRSGLERKPESLSKVSIIKRLGAATLVPEAQDSQVTSTKSKSSAEVKVTIKRTLVGPRGSSSSEGLGAQMDHAGTVSVFKRLGRRTF; this comes from the exons gCTCCAGGGAGCAGTGTCAGGGCCAGGGAGACGATGGTCTCCGTGACTATGG CCACTTCCGAGTGGATCCAGTTCTTTAAGGAAGCCGGCATTCCTCCAGGACCTGCTGTCAATTATGCTGTGATGTTTGTGGATAATAG GATTCAGAAGAGCATGCTGCTGGATCTCAATAAGGAGATCATGAATGAGCTGGGCGTGACCGTGGTGGGCGACATCATTGCCATTCTCAAGCATGCCAAAGTGGTGCACCGTCAG gACATGTGCAAAGCTGCCACTGAGTCAGTgccctgcagccccagccccCTTGCAGGCGAGATTCGCCGTGGCACTAGTG CTGCCTCCCGAATGATCACCAACAGCCTGAACCATGACTCCCCACCCAGCACACCCCCCAGGCGCCCAGACACCAGCACCTCCAAGATCTCGGTCACTGTGTCCAACAAGATGGCAGCAAAGAGTGCCAAGGCCACTG CCCTGGCCTGCCGGGAGGAGGAGAGCCTGGCTGTTCCTGCTAAGCGGCGCCGGGTCACTGCTGAGATGGAGGGGAAGTACGTCATCAACATGCCCAAAGGCACCACACCCCGCACCCGCAAGATCCTGGAGCAGCAGCAGGCTGCAAAAG GTCTCCACAGGACGTCTGTGTTTGACCGCCTCGGCGCTGAGACCAAGGCAGACACCACAACGGGGAGTAAA CCCACAGGAGTCTTCAGCCGCCTGGGGGCCACCCCAGAAACGGACGAGGATCTGGCTTGGGACAGCGACAATGACAGCAGCAGCTCTGTCTTGCAGTATGCCGGGGTCCTGAAGAAGCTAGGACGGGGCCCCGCCAAGGCCAGTCCCCAGCCAGCACTGACTGTCAAAGCCAAGGCCACGAGCTCAGCGACAACGGCCGCTGCCCCGACACTGCGGCGCCTGGCGCTTTCCTCAAGGTCCGGGCTTGAGAGGAAGCCGGAGTCCTTGTCTAAAGTCAGCATCATCAAGAGACTGGGCGCAGCTACCCTTGTGCCCGAGGCCCAGGACAGCCAGGTCACCAGCACCAAGAGTAAGTCCTCAGCTGAAGTCAAGGTCACCATTAAGAGGACTCTGGTGGGGCCCCGGGGGAGCAGCTCCAGCGAGGGCCTTGGTGCCCAGATGGACCACGCGGGCACTGTGAGCGTGTTCAAAAGACTGGGCCGCAGGACCTTCTAG